The Pseudomonas aeruginosa genome includes the window CGCGAGGGTCTGAAAACAGGTCGAGGGCACGGCCGGTGTTACCCTTATGCACACATTTGTCGCACGTCGACCCGACCTACGGTATTGACCTCGGGTTGTCCGTTGCGCTAGGTCAAACCCTTGATTTTCAATGCTTTTAGAGCATTGTCTAAAAAGTGTCCGATCTGTCGGAAAGCCTGTAGCGACGGGCTTCTCGCCGACGGAAGGGGGGGCTGTTCACAAGGTTATCCACAGTATGCGTGGATAACCCGGAGAGCCTCGGCGGCAAGCGCTTGAGCGAGGTGGAAGGATGGATGCACCACGAGGATTCAGTCGTTACCTGGGGATCGCGGAACGTTTCCTGGCCCGTGGCCGGGTGCCCGCCTTGTTGATTGCGGTAGCACGCAAGCGCTCGCGCCTGAAGCTGGTGAAGAGCGACCTGCGCCTGCTGCAGGAACTGCTGGTGGCCTGGGTTCGCGGCGAATACCGCGGACTCAGCCGCCAGGCGTTGCTCTCGGTGATCGCGGCGCTGGCCTATTTCCTTTCGCCGGTGGATATCGTTCCCGACTTCATCTTCGGTGTCGGCCTGCTCGACGATCTCGCCGTCCTGGCCTGGGTAGTGCGTCGCTGGCAGGCCGAGCTGGATGCCTTCAAGGTCTGGCGTGACGCCCAGGGCGTCGAGACGCAACAGGCGCTGCGAGAGCTGCCGGCTCCCAGGGCGGAGCGCGTTCAGGGTTCCTGAGGCGCTTGCAGGCTGTTTTCCAGTAGGCGCCCGATGCTGCCGTCCCTGACCATCTCATCGAGCACCCGGTCCATACTTTCGACGGGGACCGGCAGTTGTCCGCCATAGATGCAGTGCATCCGATAGCTCTGCAGTACCAGCGGACTGACGCTCAGGCCCAGCTCGGGATGCTGGCGCGTCAGGTAGAGCAGCGGGCGGCGCATGTCCACCGCGGCGTCCAGGCGCGAACGCTTGAGCATCTGCACGCGACTGGCCAGGTCGCGGGTATCTTCGCGGCGAATTTCCCCGGCAGCGAAGGCCTGCATGAGATCGTCCGCGTAGACATAGCCTAGACTTGTACCCAGGGTCTTGCCGCGCAGCTCGGCGAAGTCGCGGATCGCCGGACGGTCGTCGCGCTGCAGCAGGACGTCCTGCTCTTCGAAGAGGGCGGGAGACCAATGGTAGCGTTCGGGTTTGCTATCCCATCCGGGGTTGGAGTTGCAGATCACGTGAATATGTCCGCTGGCCATGAAGCCGTCGATCCTTCGGTTCGGCGTTTCCACGAAACGCAGCGACAATCCCAGCCGCTGCGCGACCCGCTCCCCCAACTGGCGGGTGAAGCCGCCTTGCAGCTGGTGATCGACGATGTCCACGTAGGGCATGCCGTCGGCGGGGCTGAAGCCCCAGCGCAGCTCGCCGGCGAAGGCCTGTCCGACTCCCAGCAGGATGCACAAACCAAGACTTCTCCGGCGCACCCGTGGGCTCCTCCACCAGGCAGACTGTGTGACCAGGGCAGCAGTATAGCCAGTCCGCAGCGGCGCGGTGCCTGATAAGATGGCGGCTTGCAAGGAGACCGACATGAATGTCCAAGTGATCACGCGAGACGGCGAGGCGGAATACGCGGTGTTGCCCTGGGCCGAATACCAGGCGTTGCTGGCCGCCGCCGGTCGCCCGGCCGCCAGTGTCGCGGTGGAGACGACCGCGCCGGCGGTGCCATCCGCGAGCCTGCTGGAGCGCCGCGAGGCGCGCGGCCTGAGCCTGGAACAGGTGGCCCGGGAGGTCGGTATCAGTCCTTCCTACATGGCGATGATCGAACGCGGCGAACGCGAGGCCAGCGAGGCCATCCTGTTCGCCCTGGAGCGTGTGCTGGGCAAAGCGACGGGGGCCTGACCTTGAGTGTGCTGATCAGCCGTAAACACTGGGATAGCCTGCTGCTGGAAATCGAGGATGCGCGTCGCCAGCGTCATCTGCTCACCTACCGGGCGCTGATCGAGCGCCTGCAACTGCCGACTCCGGCGATGACCACCCTCACCGCGGCTCTCGAGCACCTGGCATCGCTGGATGCGCGCTCGGGGCGTCCGTTGCGCAGTTCGCTGGTCATCAGCCAGGGCGCAAGCCGCTTGCCGCGCACCGGTTTCTTCGAGTGCGTGGAGCGCCTCGGGCGTTTTTCCGGTCCGCCGGACGGCCCGGCCGCGGCTGGCTGGCATGCGGCGGAAGTGGTCCGTGTCTTCGAATTCGAGTATCCCGATGAACTCTGAATGGATCTGGCGCCTGCGCGCCCGCCTCGGTTACGGCGTGGCCCGGCAGTTGCTGGGCTGGCCCTGGCTGGTCAAGCAGCCGCGAGCCTGGCAGTGGATGCAAGGGCAGTTCTCGCCCATGGCCAACCTCGGACACCGCGACGCCCAGGCGTTCTACGGTCACCTGCTGCTGTTCCGTGGACAGGGCTTCGGCGCACGCGAGGAGGGCCTGCGCCTGCTGCGCCTGGCTGCCAGCGCGGGCGATGGGAAATCGGCCTACCAGCTCGGCGTGCAGGCGCTCAAGGGCGACAGCCGGCAAGCGCCCGACGCGCTGGCAGCCAGCCGCCACTGGGCACTAGCGGCAGAGGCGGGCCACCCGCTGGCGGCGCGCAAGCTGGCGGAACTCTACCGCGATGGAGGCCCGGGCCTGGCGCCGGACAGCGAGCGCGCCGAGCACTATGCGCAACGGGCGTCCGCGCTCGGTCTCTAGCTGAACGAACGGTTCAGGCGGCCTCGATCAGGTGCAGGCTGTAGCCTGGCACCGCCTTGGCCTGGCGCTTGGCCTCGGAGGCCAGCGTCGCCAGGTGCGCGGCATCCATTCCCTGGCAGGCTTCGGCCGGTAGGTGCACCACGCCGACGGACAATGACAGCAGCGG containing:
- a CDS encoding YkvA family protein; the encoded protein is MDAPRGFSRYLGIAERFLARGRVPALLIAVARKRSRLKLVKSDLRLLQELLVAWVRGEYRGLSRQALLSVIAALAYFLSPVDIVPDFIFGVGLLDDLAVLAWVVRRWQAELDAFKVWRDAQGVETQQALRELPAPRAERVQGS
- a CDS encoding sel1 repeat family protein — encoded protein: MNSEWIWRLRARLGYGVARQLLGWPWLVKQPRAWQWMQGQFSPMANLGHRDAQAFYGHLLLFRGQGFGAREEGLRLLRLAASAGDGKSAYQLGVQALKGDSRQAPDALAASRHWALAAEAGHPLAARKLAELYRDGGPGLAPDSERAEHYAQRASALGL
- a CDS encoding substrate-binding periplasmic protein; translation: MRRRSLGLCILLGVGQAFAGELRWGFSPADGMPYVDIVDHQLQGGFTRQLGERVAQRLGLSLRFVETPNRRIDGFMASGHIHVICNSNPGWDSKPERYHWSPALFEEQDVLLQRDDRPAIRDFAELRGKTLGTSLGYVYADDLMQAFAAGEIRREDTRDLASRVQMLKRSRLDAAVDMRRPLLYLTRQHPELGLSVSPLVLQSYRMHCIYGGQLPVPVESMDRVLDEMVRDGSIGRLLENSLQAPQEP
- a CDS encoding helix-turn-helix domain-containing protein; the protein is MNVQVITRDGEAEYAVLPWAEYQALLAAAGRPAASVAVETTAPAVPSASLLERREARGLSLEQVAREVGISPSYMAMIERGEREASEAILFALERVLGKATGA